One part of the Rutidosis leptorrhynchoides isolate AG116_Rl617_1_P2 chromosome 1, CSIRO_AGI_Rlap_v1, whole genome shotgun sequence genome encodes these proteins:
- the LOC139870593 gene encoding epoxide hydrolase 3-like, with product MDEIKHSYIDVNGLKLHVAEIGSESSPTIVFLHGFPEIWYTWRHQMIAVAEAGYRAIAPDYRGYGLSDIPSKPERTSFLDLVNDTASILDSLAISKVFVIGKDFGAKVGYTFALSHPKKVEGIITLGVPFVPPHAPVNLKSLPEGLYIQRWKEPGRAEADFSRFDAKTVVRNIYILFSKSEIPIAHENKEIMDLVEPGTPLPSWFSEEDLSVYGALYEKSGFQTALQVPYRSLGELIEYPIQDLLNLKIKAPTLVIMGEKDYSFKFPGIEEYMKSRDIKRYVPNLEIKYLPEGCHFVHEQFPLQVNQLILDFLNKNKI from the exons ATGGATGAAATCAAGCACAGTTACATCGACGTCAACGGGTTGAAGCTCCACGTAGCCGAGATCGGATCCGAGTCATCGCCGACGATTGTATTTCTCCACGGATTCCCTGAAATATGGTACACGTGGCGACATCAAATGATAGCGGTAGCAGAGGCAGGTTACAGAGCAATTGCACCCGATTACAGAGGTTACGGACTATCCGACATCCCTTCTAAACCCGAACGCACCTCATTCCTTGACTTGGTCAACGACACTGCCTCCATCCTCGATTCCCTCGCCATTTCTAAG GTATTTGTTATTGGTAAAGATTTTGGAGCAAAAGTTGGCTACACATTTGCTCTTTCCCATCCAAAAAAAGTTGAAGGTATTATAACACTTGGTGTTCCATTTGTACCCCCTCATGCTCCTGTCAATCTAAAAAGTCTCCCCGAAGGTTTGTACATTCAAAGATGGAAG GAACCAGGAAGAGCTGAAGCTGATTTTAGTCGATTTGATGCTAAAACAGTGGTGAGAAATATTTACATTTTGTTCTCTAAAAGTGAAATACCTATAGCCCATGAAAACAAAGAGATAATGGATTTGGTTGAACCGGGGACCCCACTACCCTCTTGGTTCTCAGAAGAGGATCTTTCGGTCTATGGTGCTTTGTATGAGAAGTCCGGGTTTCAAACCGCTCTCCAGGTTCCTTATAG GTCACTCGGAGAGCTAATTGAATATCCAATACAAGATCTGCTTAATCTAAAAATAAAAGCTCCGACATTAGTTATCATGGGTGAGAAAGATTATTCGTTCAAGTTCCCAGGAATTGAAGAATACATGAAAAGTAGAGACATTAAGAGATACGTGCCAAATTTGGAAATCAAATACTTGCCTGAAGGTTGTCATTTTGTTCATGAACAATTCCCTCTCCAGGTTAATCAGCTCATACTGGATTTTCTCAACAAAAACAAAATCTAG